One Mycolicibacter sp. MU0083 DNA window includes the following coding sequences:
- a CDS encoding NUDIX hydrolase has product MSADGGEANSGRRRRRRRGRRTSGPKTGHTETTPTDATPGTAATPARSAQRRPRGVRHGPDRLRTVHETSAGGLVVDGIDGPREEQVAALIGRVDRRGRMLWSLPKGHIEVGETAEQTAIREVAEETGVQGDVLAALGSIDYWFVTEGRRVHKTVHHYLMRFSSGELCDDDVEVTEVAWVPIRELPSRLAYADERRLALVADELIDRLQADGPAALPPLPVTAPWRRPQTHSRTRRTRTGGQSPDRKNGRGLDP; this is encoded by the coding sequence GTGTCGGCCGACGGCGGAGAAGCCAATTCGGGACGGCGCCGCAGGCGGCGTCGTGGTCGACGCACGTCCGGTCCGAAAACCGGGCACACCGAAACCACCCCGACCGACGCCACGCCCGGCACTGCCGCAACGCCGGCCCGCTCGGCCCAGCGTCGGCCCCGCGGCGTCCGGCACGGCCCGGATCGGCTGCGCACGGTGCACGAGACCTCGGCCGGCGGATTGGTCGTCGACGGCATCGACGGGCCGCGGGAAGAGCAGGTCGCGGCGCTGATCGGCCGGGTGGACCGGCGCGGCCGGATGCTGTGGTCGCTGCCGAAGGGACACATCGAGGTCGGTGAGACCGCCGAACAGACCGCCATCCGGGAGGTCGCCGAGGAGACCGGCGTCCAGGGTGACGTGCTGGCCGCTCTGGGCAGCATCGACTACTGGTTCGTCACCGAGGGCCGCCGGGTGCACAAGACCGTGCACCACTACCTGATGCGGTTCTCCAGCGGAGAGCTGTGCGACGACGATGTAGAGGTCACTGAGGTGGCGTGGGTACCGATCCGCGAGCTGCCGTCCCGGTTGGCTTATGCCGACGAGCGCCGGCTGGCCCTGGTCGCCGACGAGTTGATCGATCGGCTGCAGGCCGACGGCCCGGCCGCACTGCCGCCCCTGCCGGTGACCGCGCCCTGGCGCCGACCCCAGACCCATTCGCGGACCCGCCGGACTCGGACCGGCGGGCAGTCACCGGACCGGAAGAACGGTCGCGGGCTGGACCCGTGA
- a CDS encoding CCA tRNA nucleotidyltransferase gives MPDAHHDDADLLTAAAVALNRHADVLRGLGEIFADAGQQLYLVGGSVRDALLGRSSPDLDFTTDARPDQVQRILRGRAEAMWDTGIEFGTVGAALAGQRVEITTFRADQYDRVTRNPEVRFGDSLEDDLVRRDFTANAMAVRITPAGPGEFIDPLGGLAALRTRVLDTPTAPQDSFGDDPLRMLRAARFVSQLGFTVAPRVRAAIEDMAPELARITAERVAAELDKLLLGADPVAGLDLMVATGMGDVVLPEVGGMRMAIDEHHQHKDVYQHSLTVLRQAIDLEDGDADLVLRWAALLHDIGKPATRRHEAQGGVSFHHHEVVGAKMARKRMRELRYSKQMVDDVSQLVYLHLRFHGYGDGKWTDSAVRRYVTDAGPLLNRLHKLVRADCTTRNKRRAARLQASYDQLEERIAVLAEQEDLQRVRPDLDGNEIMALLGISAGPQVGRAWSYLKELRLERGPLSREEATAALLSWWETQGNR, from the coding sequence GTGCCAGATGCCCACCACGACGACGCCGACCTGCTGACGGCGGCAGCCGTCGCACTCAACCGGCACGCCGACGTGCTGCGTGGCCTGGGCGAGATCTTCGCCGATGCCGGACAGCAGCTCTATCTGGTCGGCGGCTCGGTCCGCGACGCCCTGCTGGGCCGGTCGAGCCCGGATCTGGACTTCACCACCGACGCCCGGCCCGATCAGGTCCAGCGCATTCTGCGGGGACGAGCCGAGGCCATGTGGGACACCGGCATCGAGTTCGGCACCGTGGGTGCGGCGCTGGCCGGCCAGCGGGTGGAGATCACCACCTTCCGGGCCGACCAGTACGACCGGGTCACCCGCAACCCCGAAGTGCGGTTCGGCGATTCGCTCGAAGACGACCTGGTGCGCCGCGATTTCACCGCCAACGCCATGGCGGTCCGGATCACGCCGGCCGGGCCGGGGGAGTTCATCGACCCGCTCGGCGGCCTGGCGGCGTTGCGGACCCGGGTTCTCGACACTCCCACCGCGCCGCAGGACTCGTTCGGCGATGACCCGCTGCGGATGCTGCGGGCCGCCCGGTTCGTCTCCCAACTCGGCTTCACCGTGGCCCCCCGGGTGCGCGCCGCCATCGAGGACATGGCGCCGGAACTGGCCCGGATCACCGCCGAACGCGTGGCGGCCGAACTGGACAAACTGCTGCTGGGCGCCGACCCGGTCGCCGGCCTGGACCTGATGGTCGCAACCGGGATGGGCGATGTGGTGCTGCCCGAGGTCGGCGGTATGCGGATGGCGATCGACGAGCATCACCAGCACAAGGACGTCTACCAGCATTCGCTGACCGTGCTGCGCCAGGCCATCGACCTGGAGGACGGCGACGCCGACCTGGTGTTGCGCTGGGCGGCGCTGCTGCACGACATCGGCAAGCCGGCCACCCGCCGGCACGAGGCCCAGGGCGGGGTCAGCTTCCATCACCACGAGGTCGTGGGCGCGAAGATGGCCCGCAAGCGGATGCGCGAGCTGCGCTACTCCAAGCAGATGGTCGACGACGTCTCCCAACTGGTCTATCTGCATCTGCGGTTCCACGGATACGGCGACGGAAAGTGGACGGACTCCGCGGTGCGGCGCTACGTCACCGACGCGGGCCCGTTGCTGAACCGGCTGCACAAGCTGGTCCGGGCCGACTGCACCACCCGCAACAAGCGGCGTGCCGCACGGCTGCAGGCCAGCTACGACCAGCTCGAGGAGCGGATCGCGGTGTTGGCCGAGCAGGAAGACCTGCAGCGGGTGCGGCCGGATCTCGACGGCAACGAGATCATGGCGCTGCTCGGCATCTCCGCGGGTCCGCAGGTCGGCCGCGCCTGGAGTTATCTCAAGGAGCTGCGCCTGGAGCGGGGCCCGTTGTCCCGTGAAGAGGCGACCGCGGCATTGCTGTCGTGGTGGGAGACCCAGGGGAACCGATAG
- a CDS encoding pullulanase → MDYCLGDGDGSATMWTDPFDVDLDGDGLADALSLDFDGDGLRDDALLDLDGDGVADHLLLDFDADRNPAAYYTDDGTGTWGHGIAASTADRSGGLRWAGLDGVEHTGGPLVDFAGTGRIADRLLDADGDGRADRVLIGDGAGGYRTAYVDTDGDGRWDVKLTDSDGDGAADGATVL, encoded by the coding sequence ATGGACTACTGCTTGGGCGACGGTGACGGCTCGGCGACGATGTGGACCGATCCGTTCGATGTGGATCTGGACGGCGACGGTCTGGCCGATGCGTTGAGTCTGGACTTCGACGGCGACGGGCTGCGCGACGACGCGCTGTTGGATCTCGACGGCGACGGCGTGGCCGACCACCTGCTGCTGGACTTCGATGCCGACCGCAATCCGGCGGCCTACTACACCGACGACGGCACCGGCACCTGGGGACACGGGATCGCGGCGAGCACGGCGGACCGTTCCGGCGGGCTGCGCTGGGCCGGCCTCGACGGGGTGGAGCACACCGGCGGGCCGTTGGTCGATTTCGCCGGCACCGGGCGCATCGCGGACCGATTGCTCGACGCCGACGGTGACGGGCGGGCCGACCGGGTGTTGATCGGCGACGGTGCGGGTGGCTACCGCACCGCCTACGTCGATACCGACGGTGACGGGCGGTGGGACGTCAAGCTCACCGACTCCGACGGTGACGGTGCCGCCGACGGCGCCACGGTGCTGTGA
- a CDS encoding PE-PPE domain-containing protein: MKKTNVGAMLLAPLLVAPMALGSADFPAQAAATQHIEYMLTDQSLVIIPTQNQNYADLAGMYLTAAGFQNPDDEPIGIVNIPEYIPFSTLANTVDIGVKQLVEQVVELWDDGNGFNGDDPLYLLGYSQGAVVVSLAEQEFVKAGIPPEALHLVMIGDSASSQGGWLNSFLTSLESWLPEWVVTMVRQNLVSWGIAPPVLGATTPDGLYATDVWSLSGDGWANWDGGKGLGGMFNDHLWYLGLSQEDIDGAEVVNPDAVGTYDTVYHMIDSDSVNAFEALWNSFVMAVDFTQW, encoded by the coding sequence GTGAAGAAGACGAACGTGGGCGCGATGTTGTTGGCGCCGCTTCTTGTTGCGCCGATGGCGCTCGGATCGGCCGACTTTCCCGCCCAGGCGGCGGCCACCCAGCATATCGAGTACATGCTGACCGACCAGTCCCTGGTCATCATCCCGACGCAGAACCAGAACTACGCCGACCTGGCCGGGATGTACCTGACCGCGGCGGGGTTCCAAAACCCTGACGACGAGCCGATCGGGATCGTCAACATCCCCGAGTACATCCCGTTCAGCACCCTGGCCAACACCGTCGACATCGGTGTGAAGCAGTTGGTCGAGCAGGTCGTCGAACTGTGGGACGACGGAAACGGCTTCAACGGCGACGACCCGCTGTATCTCCTGGGCTACTCCCAGGGCGCGGTCGTGGTCTCCCTGGCCGAGCAGGAGTTCGTAAAGGCCGGCATCCCCCCCGAAGCACTGCATCTGGTGATGATCGGCGACAGCGCGTCGTCGCAGGGCGGCTGGCTGAACTCCTTCCTGACGTCGCTGGAGAGCTGGTTGCCGGAGTGGGTGGTGACCATGGTCCGGCAGAACCTGGTCAGCTGGGGGATCGCCCCGCCGGTGCTGGGGGCGACCACCCCCGACGGCCTGTACGCCACCGACGTCTGGTCACTGTCCGGGGACGGCTGGGCCAACTGGGACGGCGGCAAGGGCCTGGGCGGCATGTTCAACGACCACCTCTGGTACCTGGGCCTGTCGCAGGAAGACATCGATGGGGCAGAGGTCGTGAATCCCGACGCCGTCGGCACGTACGACACCGTCTACCACATGATCGACAGCGATTCGGTGAATGCATTTGAGGCGCTGTGGAATTCGTTCGTGATGGCGGTCGACTTCACCCAGTGGTGA
- a CDS encoding TIGR03084 family metal-binding protein yields the protein MADIGSIVADLSAESDELDALVAPLTDSQWGAPTPAPGWSIAHQIGHLLWTDRMSLTAIVDEAGFDDAQAAAMQNPTGFVDEAAAELAGLPPAELLADWRSTRAGLHEALLGVADGRKLPWFGPPMGAASMATARLMETWAHGLDVADALGVRRRAGARLRSIAHLGVRTRDFAFTVHDLTPPAEPFHVELHAPGGGVWAWGPVTAAQRVTGSAEDFCFLVTQRRALADLDVTAHGEDAQRWLEIAQAFAGPPGAGR from the coding sequence ATGGCCGATATCGGATCGATCGTCGCCGACCTGAGTGCCGAGAGCGACGAACTCGACGCACTGGTGGCGCCCCTGACCGACAGCCAGTGGGGGGCGCCCACTCCGGCGCCGGGCTGGTCGATCGCCCACCAGATCGGTCATCTGCTGTGGACGGACCGGATGTCGCTGACCGCGATCGTCGATGAGGCCGGCTTCGACGACGCGCAGGCCGCGGCGATGCAGAATCCGACGGGTTTCGTCGACGAGGCCGCCGCCGAGCTCGCCGGCCTGCCGCCCGCGGAACTGTTGGCCGATTGGCGGTCCACCCGGGCCGGACTGCACGAGGCCCTGCTCGGCGTCGCCGACGGCCGCAAGCTGCCGTGGTTCGGTCCGCCGATGGGCGCGGCCTCGATGGCCACCGCCCGATTAATGGAGACCTGGGCGCACGGTCTTGATGTGGCCGACGCACTGGGGGTGCGCCGGCGTGCCGGCGCGCGGTTGCGTTCGATCGCACACCTGGGGGTGCGGACCCGGGATTTCGCATTCACCGTGCATGACCTGACGCCGCCGGCGGAACCGTTTCACGTGGAACTGCACGCCCCCGGCGGCGGGGTCTGGGCGTGGGGTCCGGTGACCGCCGCGCAGCGGGTGACCGGTAGCGCCGAAGACTTCTGTTTCCTGGTCACCCAGCGGCGGGCACTGGCGGATCTGGATGTCACGGCCCACGGCGAGGACGCCCAGCGCTGGCTGGAGATCGCCCAAGCCTTCGCGGGGCCACCCGGCGCCGGGCGCTAA